In Phosphitispora fastidiosa, a single genomic region encodes these proteins:
- a CDS encoding DNA cytosine methyltransferase, translating to MSPDAESKYSVVDLFAGAGGLSYGFLQTGRFSIKAAFENNHNAQKTYKRNHGNTAVYNDVADALSDDVKVKLGKVDVVIGGPPCQGFSNANRQKNHAISQNNSLVKKFVQVVLHLNPMAFVMENVSMLQSDVHRFYVDKTDAETIEKYSIKTTPSEIQLLDSEFIFPGVADIARNMTRISSYLWKENDYLSLNVVFKTRNNPKKLCASLEKHKKRLLALANNLVAAFDENDSILKHSYAAGVAIQSYFTATATYEAAEKLCRAIMPAIMLQRMLSKAKEIMDNRIVVDHYSTENGLVAHVTSMAVIDYIESILGATSTGYSINYGVLPAVAFGAPQKRMRFVLIGVKKSICDDVKLLTGTFTEANYRTVKDAIKDLEEIETATEVSDGDQGVQLPDAPKDISELGKQLRDSKNLCNHVSTATTSDALERFMAIKPGDNFHSLPPELKTTYSDTERTQKTIYLRLKYDEPSGTVVNVRKSMWIHPVKHRALSIREAARLQTFPDSFVFCGTKDSQYQQVGNAVPPMLAKAIAEHLCGYLDCGSK from the coding sequence ATGAGTCCTGACGCAGAATCAAAGTACAGCGTTGTTGATTTGTTTGCCGGTGCAGGCGGGCTTAGCTATGGGTTTCTTCAAACAGGCAGATTCTCCATAAAGGCAGCCTTTGAGAACAACCACAATGCACAGAAAACTTATAAGCGTAACCACGGAAATACTGCGGTTTATAATGACGTTGCCGACGCCCTTAGCGATGACGTAAAAGTGAAACTCGGCAAAGTAGATGTTGTCATCGGAGGACCACCGTGCCAAGGGTTTTCTAATGCAAATCGGCAGAAGAACCATGCTATCAGTCAGAATAACTCGCTTGTAAAGAAGTTCGTTCAGGTCGTACTTCATCTGAACCCGATGGCGTTCGTAATGGAGAATGTGAGCATGCTGCAGTCGGATGTTCACCGTTTTTATGTAGATAAAACCGATGCGGAAACCATAGAAAAATACAGCATTAAAACCACCCCCTCGGAGATTCAGCTTCTTGACTCAGAGTTCATATTTCCGGGCGTTGCTGACATTGCAAGAAACATGACACGGATTTCAAGTTATCTTTGGAAAGAGAACGACTATTTATCGCTCAATGTAGTATTCAAAACACGCAATAATCCCAAAAAGTTATGTGCTTCGTTGGAAAAACACAAAAAAAGGCTTCTTGCACTCGCGAACAACCTTGTTGCGGCATTTGATGAAAACGACTCTATTTTGAAACACTCATATGCTGCAGGTGTGGCAATACAAAGTTATTTTACCGCTACTGCAACCTACGAGGCCGCCGAAAAACTTTGCAGGGCGATCATGCCGGCAATTATGCTGCAACGAATGCTCTCAAAGGCAAAGGAAATAATGGATAACCGTATCGTGGTTGACCACTATTCAACCGAGAACGGTCTTGTTGCCCATGTCACTTCTATGGCGGTGATAGACTATATTGAATCCATTCTGGGAGCCACAAGCACAGGATACAGCATAAATTATGGTGTTTTACCGGCCGTTGCCTTTGGTGCGCCTCAAAAGCGGATGCGCTTTGTTCTCATCGGTGTAAAAAAGTCCATATGTGATGATGTTAAGCTTCTAACCGGCACATTCACTGAAGCAAACTATCGTACGGTTAAAGATGCGATTAAGGATTTAGAGGAAATTGAGACGGCAACTGAGGTGTCTGACGGAGACCAAGGAGTACAGTTACCTGACGCTCCGAAAGACATAAGTGAGCTTGGAAAACAACTGCGCGATTCAAAAAATCTTTGCAATCATGTTTCTACGGCAACAACCTCAGACGCACTGGAACGGTTTATGGCGATTAAGCCAGGAGACAATTTCCACAGCTTGCCGCCAGAACTTAAAACCACTTACTCTGATACGGAGCGCACACAAAAAACCATTTATCTGCGTTTAAAATACGACGAACCATCCGGCACAGTTGTCAATGTCCGGAAATCTATGTGGATTCATCCAGTGAAGCATCGCGCCCTCAGTATACGAGAAGCAGCGCGTTTGCAGACTTTCCCCGATAGTTTCGTGTTCTGCGGAACCAAGGATTCACAATACCAGCAGGTAGGCAATGCAGTGCCTCCGATGCTAGCAAAGGCAATAGCAGAGCATCTGTGCGGATATTTGGATTGTGGAAGCAAATAG
- a CDS encoding very short patch repair endonuclease, with translation MADTHSKETRSYNMSHIRSRNTQPETMVRKFLFSKGLRFRKNDKRYPGHPDILLSKYRAAVFINGCFWHCHEGCSDFVLPKSNQDYWEPKLRKNRKRDEENYAALRKDGWNVYIVWECELKKAAGDERLEQLYLQITK, from the coding sequence ATGGCGGATACACATTCTAAAGAAACCAGAAGCTACAATATGTCACACATCAGAAGCCGGAACACACAACCGGAGACAATGGTGCGAAAGTTCCTGTTTTCTAAAGGACTGAGGTTCAGAAAAAATGACAAAAGATACCCTGGTCATCCTGATATTCTGCTTTCGAAGTACAGAGCAGCTGTGTTCATAAACGGCTGTTTCTGGCACTGCCACGAGGGATGCTCTGATTTTGTTCTTCCAAAGTCCAATCAGGACTACTGGGAGCCAAAGCTTAGGAAAAATCGCAAACGTGATGAAGAAAACTATGCTGCCCTTAGAAAAGATGGATGGAATGTGTATATCGTCTGGGAATGTGAACTGAAAAAGGCTGCCGGGGATGAGCGACTTGAGCAACTGTATCTGCAGATAACTAAATGA